One Flavobacterium sp. 90 DNA segment encodes these proteins:
- a CDS encoding RagB/SusD family nutrient uptake outer membrane protein yields the protein MKKYILITIVALTVVFQSCTDDLNVVSKDDDVLSSDVLFSTPDGYKKAFAGVYGNLTLTGVIGPNDSSLEGVDAGTSQFTRCLLYMQELTTDELVWSYENDGGTAELQRNIWTAANPVILGMFSRTMVSVAYANEFLRQSTPEKLSSRGITNAATLADIALYRKEVRVLRAYAYYNMMDLFGKAPMYTENDPLNFTGPEFNRKQLFDFIEKELIAVLPDLKAARTNEYGRLDQSMARMILAKMYLNAQVYIQADRFNDCITMCNEIIAGGYTLKPKYLDNFKADNNTSAEIIFGIQSDGSVSQNWGATTVLTNGQIGAWENNGADFGIGGWTGALRIRKEFAQKFDGSKFSQDTRNTIGKGVAGDPGKQRSIDIEDIGVKTQGYILSKFSNKTSTGVNGISSTYADTDFPLFRLADVYLMYAEATLRGGNGTSAKALEYVNDLRQRANNNSTIGNITLSDLTLDFLIDERARELHWEAHRRQDLIRFGKYTGGSYNWAWKGNSSKGIAIPAYMSVFPIPEGSLGANRNLTQNTGY from the coding sequence ACGGATACAAAAAAGCATTTGCCGGAGTGTACGGAAACTTGACTTTAACAGGAGTTATTGGTCCTAATGATTCTTCGTTAGAAGGTGTAGATGCAGGAACAAGCCAGTTTACAAGATGTTTATTATACATGCAGGAATTAACTACAGACGAGTTAGTTTGGAGTTATGAAAATGATGGTGGAACAGCAGAATTGCAACGTAATATCTGGACAGCAGCAAATCCTGTTATTCTTGGAATGTTTAGTAGAACTATGGTTTCTGTTGCTTATGCAAATGAATTTTTGCGTCAAAGTACACCGGAAAAATTAAGTTCAAGAGGTATTACAAATGCTGCAACCCTTGCAGATATTGCACTTTACCGTAAAGAAGTTCGTGTTTTAAGAGCTTACGCTTATTATAACATGATGGATTTATTTGGAAAAGCGCCAATGTACACTGAAAATGATCCTTTAAACTTTACCGGACCTGAGTTTAACAGAAAACAATTATTTGATTTTATCGAAAAAGAATTAATTGCGGTTTTACCGGATTTAAAAGCAGCAAGAACAAATGAATACGGAAGATTAGATCAATCTATGGCGCGTATGATTTTGGCTAAAATGTATTTAAATGCTCAGGTTTATATTCAGGCGGATCGTTTTAATGATTGTATTACAATGTGTAACGAAATCATTGCTGGAGGTTATACTTTGAAACCAAAATATCTGGACAATTTTAAAGCAGATAACAATACTTCTGCTGAAATTATTTTCGGAATTCAGTCTGATGGATCAGTTTCTCAAAACTGGGGAGCAACGACTGTTTTAACAAACGGACAAATTGGTGCGTGGGAAAATAATGGTGCTGATTTTGGAATTGGCGGTTGGACAGGAGCGCTTAGAATTAGAAAAGAGTTTGCTCAGAAATTTGATGGTTCAAAATTCAGTCAAGACACAAGAAATACAATAGGAAAAGGAGTTGCAGGAGATCCTGGAAAACAAAGATCTATTGATATTGAAGATATTGGTGTAAAAACACAAGGTTATATTTTGTCTAAATTCTCGAATAAAACGTCAACTGGAGTTAACGGAATCAGTTCGACTTATGCTGATACTGATTTTCCATTATTCAGATTGGCAGATGTTTATTTGATGTATGCAGAAGCAACTTTAAGAGGCGGAAACGGAACTTCGGCGAAAGCCTTAGAATATGTAAATGATTTAAGACAAAGAGCCAATAATAATTCGACTATTGGTAATATCACTTTAAGTGACTTAACGCTTGATTTCTTAATTGATGAGAGAGCAAGAGAATTACACTGGGAAGCGCACAGAAGACAAGATTTAATTCGTTTTGGAAAATATACCGGAGGATCTTACAATTGGGCGTGGAAAGGAAATTCTTCAAAAGGAATCGCTATTCCTGCTTATATGAGCGTTTTTCCTATTCCGGAAGGATCATTAGGAGCAAATAGAAATTTAACTCAAAACACGGGTTACTAA
- a CDS encoding SusE domain-containing protein, with protein MKLIYKLFIAVVLLTGFWSCENEENLMIVEPQAAAFTLITPESGSSTILNKDTPNNTALTLTWEKVSYGNPTIVTYTVQFAVSNTEFAAPVDITTTTSTHATITVAELNAKALELGLTANVEGTIDVRIKSTVGTTLSEPKTSTPITINLTPYRGVFPRVDLFLVGPGTAAGWSVTSNNMPIFRDPKENAKQYYTGYFNKDGFKLIEQIGFWAPAYGTNGAKVQYRATESDTDPGVFPTAAAGYYSFELNLEELTYKITPYTGPLTTYTTITVSGSVLTGDDGGWQMDVPMVQSTFDAHIWKVTQTLKAGKMKFKANGGWDTSWGDNGGDIIVEAGKYDIWFNDLDGRYMFITTP; from the coding sequence ATGAAACTTATATATAAACTATTTATAGCTGTTGTTTTACTTACAGGATTTTGGTCTTGTGAAAACGAAGAAAATTTAATGATTGTAGAGCCACAAGCGGCGGCTTTTACTTTGATAACTCCGGAAAGTGGTTCTTCTACAATTCTAAATAAAGACACACCAAACAATACTGCATTGACATTGACTTGGGAAAAAGTAAGTTACGGAAACCCAACAATTGTTACTTATACAGTACAATTTGCAGTAAGTAATACAGAGTTTGCAGCGCCGGTTGATATTACAACGACTACATCTACTCACGCCACTATTACAGTTGCAGAATTGAATGCAAAAGCACTAGAACTTGGACTTACAGCAAATGTTGAAGGAACAATCGATGTGAGAATTAAATCTACTGTTGGAACAACTTTATCAGAACCAAAAACTTCTACGCCAATCACCATTAATTTAACTCCTTACAGAGGTGTTTTCCCTAGAGTTGATTTGTTTTTAGTAGGACCTGGAACTGCTGCAGGATGGAGCGTAACAAGCAACAATATGCCAATCTTTAGAGATCCAAAAGAAAATGCAAAACAGTATTATACAGGATATTTTAACAAAGATGGTTTTAAATTAATCGAGCAAATTGGTTTCTGGGCTCCGGCTTACGGGACAAACGGAGCAAAAGTACAATACAGAGCAACAGAAAGCGATACTGATCCGGGAGTTTTCCCAACAGCAGCTGCAGGTTATTACAGTTTTGAACTTAACCTTGAAGAGTTAACATACAAAATCACACCTTATACAGGACCATTGACAACGTATACAACAATTACTGTATCTGGATCTGTATTAACAGGCGATGATGGGGGGTGGCAAATGGATGTTCCTATGGTTCAATCAACATTTGATGCTCATATCTGGAAAGTTACTCAAACTTTAAAAGCCGGAAAAATGAAATTTAAAGCAAACGGTGGATGGGATACAAGCTGGGGAGATAATGGTGGAGACATTATTGTTGAAGCTGGAAAATATGACATCTGGTTCAATGACTTAGACGGTCGTTACATGTTCATCACAACTCCATAA
- a CDS encoding glycosyl hydrolase 53 family protein, with protein MKKYIKILGLLAITAIQFSCSSNDSTDKEAVNPPDATDTFIRASDVSFLPQMESLGTKFYNNGKAEGMLTTLKNAGCNTVRIRLWKKPVNGRSGLAEVKQLAQQARQAGLRVWLTVHYSDDWADPGVQTTPEEWKNLNFADLKTAVTNYTATIMSEINPDIIQIGNEINSGLLWPQGNLISNEQQCLAILTAASATVRSKSPNAKIMIHYAGVSAGGTDWFFNKMKSVDYDYIGLSYYPVWHGKDLNEVKTTIDALGKKFSKKVFIAETAYPFTLLHNDQTNNIVGSSDQLVPGYPATPAGQRTFVTDIKNIVKASEFGQGFAYWGGEWVAFKGPQSQSGSTFENQALYSFDNNALSVMQAFSKE; from the coding sequence ATGAAAAAATATATAAAAATTCTTGGGTTACTTGCCATAACTGCCATTCAGTTTTCGTGCTCAAGTAATGATTCAACAGACAAAGAAGCGGTAAATCCGCCAGATGCAACAGATACTTTTATCAGAGCATCAGATGTTTCTTTTCTTCCACAAATGGAATCTTTAGGAACTAAATTTTACAATAATGGCAAAGCCGAAGGAATGCTTACAACGCTTAAAAATGCAGGTTGTAATACAGTCCGAATTCGTTTGTGGAAAAAACCTGTAAACGGTCGTTCCGGTCTGGCCGAAGTAAAACAATTGGCACAACAAGCAAGACAAGCAGGATTGAGAGTTTGGCTTACTGTTCACTATTCTGATGATTGGGCAGATCCGGGCGTTCAGACAACTCCGGAAGAATGGAAAAATCTAAATTTTGCTGATTTAAAAACAGCCGTTACAAATTATACTGCAACAATAATGTCAGAAATCAATCCTGATATTATACAAATTGGGAATGAAATCAATAGCGGATTATTGTGGCCACAAGGAAACTTAATCAGTAACGAACAACAATGTCTTGCAATCTTAACAGCTGCAAGTGCAACAGTTCGCAGTAAATCACCAAACGCAAAAATAATGATTCATTATGCAGGTGTAAGTGCCGGAGGTACAGATTGGTTTTTTAACAAAATGAAAAGTGTTGATTACGATTATATCGGATTATCGTATTATCCTGTTTGGCACGGTAAAGATTTAAACGAAGTAAAAACTACCATTGATGCCTTAGGAAAAAAATTCAGTAAAAAAGTTTTTATCGCAGAAACTGCTTATCCTTTTACTTTATTGCACAACGATCAAACTAACAACATTGTAGGTTCAAGCGATCAGTTGGTTCCGGGATATCCTGCAACTCCTGCCGGACAAAGAACTTTTGTTACAGATATTAAAAACATCGTAAAAGCATCAGAATTTGGACAAGGATTTGCGTATTGGGGTGGAGAATGGGTTGCTTTTAAAGGACCACAATCTCAAAGCGGTTCTACATTCGAAAATCAGGCTTTGTATAGTTTTGATAACAATGCTTTATCAGTAATGCAAGCTTTCAGTAAAGAATAA
- a CDS encoding glycosyl hydrolase 53 family protein, with protein sequence MKKSLKIASFLMLIGLAFTSCKPKMISERNSFSKGADIGWLPQMEATGYKFYDADGSQKDCLQLLKDRGINTIRLRVWVNPNDDKASGHCSPEETVVMAVRAQKMGMRIMIDFHYSDSWADPGKQKKPAAWEKHSFPELLTDVYQHTYDVLKMLKKAGVTPEWVQVGNEIPGGMLWPEGSTDNFKQLGQLLDKGYEATKAIDPKIKVIVHLDEGNKSEKFRWFFDKATENKVKYDVIGLSYYPYWIKTDYQSTIVDLENNLKDMASRYNKEVMVVEVGGDFEAVQNTKEMLEATIKAVKSVPNNKGLGVIYWEPQGEKGWSGYQLNAWLSDGKPSPALDAFKN encoded by the coding sequence ATGAAAAAATCACTTAAAATTGCTTCTTTTTTAATGCTAATTGGTCTTGCTTTTACTTCGTGTAAACCAAAAATGATTAGCGAAAGAAACTCTTTTTCAAAAGGAGCAGATATAGGCTGGCTGCCACAAATGGAAGCAACAGGTTATAAATTTTATGATGCAGACGGTTCTCAAAAGGACTGTCTGCAATTATTAAAAGATCGCGGAATAAATACCATTCGTTTGCGTGTTTGGGTAAATCCAAATGATGATAAAGCAAGCGGACATTGCAGTCCCGAAGAAACGGTTGTAATGGCAGTTCGCGCTCAAAAAATGGGAATGCGTATTATGATCGACTTTCATTACAGCGATTCGTGGGCAGATCCCGGAAAACAAAAAAAACCGGCAGCTTGGGAAAAACATTCTTTTCCTGAATTGTTGACAGATGTTTATCAACATACTTATGATGTTCTGAAAATGTTGAAAAAAGCCGGAGTAACACCGGAATGGGTTCAGGTTGGAAATGAAATCCCGGGTGGAATGCTTTGGCCGGAAGGAAGTACAGACAATTTTAAACAATTGGGACAATTACTTGATAAAGGATACGAAGCGACAAAAGCTATCGATCCAAAAATTAAAGTTATTGTTCATTTGGATGAAGGAAATAAAAGCGAAAAATTCAGATGGTTTTTTGATAAAGCAACTGAAAACAAAGTAAAATATGATGTAATTGGATTGTCTTATTACCCATATTGGATTAAGACGGATTATCAAAGCACCATTGTAGATTTAGAAAATAATCTAAAAGATATGGCTTCGCGTTACAATAAAGAAGTTATGGTTGTTGAAGTTGGTGGTGATTTTGAAGCAGTACAAAATACCAAAGAAATGCTTGAAGCTACTATAAAAGCGGTAAAAAGCGTGCCTAATAATAAAGGTTTAGGCGTGATTTATTGGGAACCGCAAGGCGAAAAAGGCTGGAGTGGTTATCAGCTTAATGCCTGGCTTTCTGACGGAAAACCTTCGCCGGCATTGGATGCTTTCAAAAATTAA
- a CDS encoding DUF4982 domain-containing protein → MKLIFKSVLFLFLLVFSSGKIMSQSTTVVLKDNWRFSKEVKGDAFSVDFDASKWEKVSVPHDWAIYGPFDKKWDIQTGIIEQNGEKEATEKTGRTGALPHIGTGWYRNTFTLPEFKKGKKALLVFDGAMSEPQVFLNGKKIGNWGYGYSYFYIDITNELKVGSENILAVKLTNLPFSSRWYPGAGLYRKVSIVVKEEESFTQWGTSITTPEMKDDNAVVDIKAEVNGSNASIVTQIKDADNNVVTTQKDSEIKDGKFHQIISVVKPHLWSPETPYLYTATTKLYAADGTLKDEQNIKFGIRFIKYEPNKGFSLNGKVTKFKGVCLHHDLGPLGAAVNKAALRRQLTILKDLGCNAIRSSHNMPSFEQLELADEMGFMFLAESFDEWAKPKVENGYHRFFEEYAEKDIVNLVRATRNHPCIVMWSSGNEVPDQWGAEGVKRARWLQDIFHREDPTRPVTVGMDQVKATMESGFGALLDIPGLNYRVHLYEEAYKSFPQGFILGSETASTVSSRGIYKFPVVQAKNKEYDDFQSSSYDLEACSWSNVPDEDFVLQDDKPWVIGEFVWTGFDYLGEPTPYDEKWPSRSSYFGISDLAGLPKDRFYLYRSRWNKTDKTLHILPHWNWKGREGEITPVFVYTNYDSAELFVNGKSMGIQKKNNSSPQNRYRLMWNDVKYEPGTVKVVAFDSNGKIAAESEIKTAGDPYKIVLNADRETIKADGDDISFVTVSVVDKNGIPCPTAINELQFKVKGAATYRAACNGDATSLEIFHQNKMKLFSGKLVVLVKAIKTPGAIQLEVTGKGLQKGKINLKSEL, encoded by the coding sequence ATGAAATTAATTTTTAAATCAGTATTATTCTTATTTCTACTTGTTTTTTCATCTGGAAAAATAATGTCACAATCTACTACTGTTGTTTTAAAAGATAACTGGCGCTTTTCCAAAGAAGTAAAAGGAGATGCTTTTTCTGTAGATTTTGATGCTTCAAAATGGGAAAAAGTTAGTGTTCCTCACGATTGGGCGATTTATGGACCTTTTGATAAAAAATGGGACATTCAGACGGGTATCATTGAGCAGAACGGCGAAAAAGAAGCTACTGAAAAAACAGGACGTACCGGAGCACTTCCGCATATTGGAACAGGCTGGTATCGTAATACATTTACACTTCCGGAATTTAAAAAAGGAAAAAAAGCACTTCTTGTTTTTGATGGCGCGATGAGCGAACCTCAGGTTTTTTTAAACGGAAAAAAGATAGGAAATTGGGGTTATGGATACAGCTATTTTTACATCGATATTACCAATGAACTTAAAGTAGGTTCAGAAAATATATTGGCAGTAAAATTGACCAATTTGCCATTTTCTTCAAGATGGTATCCTGGAGCAGGTCTTTATAGAAAAGTGAGTATTGTAGTAAAAGAGGAGGAAAGTTTCACGCAATGGGGAACTTCTATTACTACTCCTGAAATGAAAGACGATAATGCTGTTGTAGATATTAAAGCTGAGGTTAATGGCAGTAATGCATCAATCGTTACTCAAATAAAAGATGCCGATAATAATGTCGTTACAACACAAAAAGATTCAGAAATTAAGGATGGAAAATTCCATCAGATAATTTCAGTAGTAAAACCTCATTTGTGGAGTCCTGAAACGCCTTATTTATATACTGCGACAACTAAATTATACGCAGCAGATGGAACTTTAAAAGACGAACAAAACATAAAATTTGGTATAAGATTTATCAAATACGAACCAAACAAAGGATTTAGCCTTAATGGTAAAGTGACCAAATTTAAAGGCGTTTGTCTTCATCATGATTTAGGACCTCTTGGCGCGGCGGTAAACAAAGCGGCACTTCGCAGACAACTGACGATTCTTAAAGATTTAGGATGTAACGCGATTCGTAGTTCTCATAATATGCCTTCTTTTGAACAGCTTGAATTGGCTGACGAAATGGGATTTATGTTTCTGGCTGAAAGTTTTGATGAATGGGCAAAGCCAAAAGTTGAAAACGGATATCACCGCTTTTTTGAAGAATATGCAGAAAAAGACATCGTAAATTTAGTGAGAGCCACAAGAAATCATCCTTGTATTGTAATGTGGAGTTCAGGAAATGAAGTTCCGGATCAATGGGGAGCTGAAGGTGTAAAACGTGCCAGATGGCTACAGGATATTTTTCACCGTGAAGATCCTACAAGACCCGTGACTGTTGGTATGGATCAGGTAAAAGCAACTATGGAATCTGGTTTTGGAGCTTTGCTCGATATTCCCGGATTAAATTATAGAGTTCATCTTTATGAAGAAGCATATAAATCATTTCCCCAAGGATTTATATTAGGATCAGAAACAGCTTCAACGGTTAGTTCAAGAGGAATTTATAAATTTCCTGTAGTGCAGGCAAAGAATAAAGAATACGATGATTTTCAATCTTCTTCTTATGATCTTGAAGCTTGTAGCTGGTCAAATGTTCCTGACGAAGATTTTGTGCTTCAGGATGATAAACCGTGGGTTATTGGTGAATTTGTATGGACAGGTTTTGACTATTTAGGAGAACCAACGCCTTATGACGAAAAATGGCCTTCAAGAAGTTCGTATTTTGGAATCTCTGATTTGGCGGGACTTCCTAAAGATCGTTTTTATCTGTACAGAAGCAGATGGAATAAGACCGATAAAACGCTTCATATTTTGCCACATTGGAACTGGAAAGGTAGAGAAGGCGAAATTACTCCGGTTTTCGTTTACACCAATTATGATAGCGCTGAGCTTTTTGTAAATGGAAAAAGTATGGGAATTCAGAAGAAAAATAATTCAAGTCCGCAGAACAGATATCGTTTAATGTGGAATGATGTTAAATATGAACCCGGAACAGTAAAAGTGGTAGCATTTGATTCGAATGGAAAAATTGCAGCAGAAAGCGAAATAAAAACTGCCGGTGATCCTTATAAAATTGTACTAAATGCAGATCGGGAAACTATCAAAGCTGATGGTGACGATATCTCTTTTGTAACCGTTTCGGTAGTAGATAAAAACGGAATTCCATGTCCTACAGCAATTAATGAATTACAATTTAAAGTAAAAGGAGCAGCAACTTACAGAGCTGCTTGTAATGGCGACGCGACATCATTGGAAATATTCCATCAAAATAAAATGAAGCTTTTCAGCGGTAAACTGGTGGTTTTGGTTAAAGCGATCAAAACTCCGGGCGCAATCCAATTGGAAGTTACAGGAAAAGGACTTCAGAAAGGGAAGATAAATTTAAAATCTGAACTTTAA
- a CDS encoding integrase core domain-containing protein, which translates to MRNNSQDSTLERNYLEKYRFLIKEYEQVKNKTHPLYKKAMDFYAANNTCRKSFLKYYNRFKQSGKSIDLLPQKRGPKYKTRRPLPFIEQKVIALREKGNNKYEIVSILRPKLGKHTPSYSGVYNILKRNKINRLTPKIKKNHQKIIKERMGQLGHIDCHYLSKSIIKGENKNRYLVCVIDDYSRIAWAELVSDITSLTVMFAALKCLNILSDHYEIKFEEILSDNGAEFGPKTSKVKNNHPFERMLMELGIVHRYTKPYRPQTNGKVERFWRTLEDDLLRDTDFDSHEELKEELLQYLYYYNHERPHQGIDGKKPIEMINPLPK; encoded by the coding sequence ATGAGAAATAATAGTCAGGATTCCACTTTAGAGCGGAACTACTTAGAGAAGTATCGTTTTCTAATAAAAGAATATGAACAGGTAAAAAATAAAACTCATCCTTTGTATAAAAAAGCAATGGATTTTTATGCAGCAAATAATACTTGCCGAAAGAGTTTTTTAAAGTATTATAATCGCTTTAAACAAAGTGGGAAATCTATTGATTTATTGCCCCAAAAAAGAGGTCCCAAATATAAAACAAGACGTCCTTTGCCTTTTATAGAGCAAAAAGTAATTGCATTACGAGAAAAAGGAAACAACAAATATGAAATTGTTAGTATCTTAAGGCCCAAATTAGGGAAGCATACACCATCATATTCAGGAGTTTATAATATTTTAAAACGCAATAAAATAAATAGATTAACTCCGAAGATTAAAAAGAATCATCAAAAAATAATCAAGGAAAGAATGGGACAACTTGGTCATATTGATTGTCATTATTTGAGCAAAAGTATAATTAAAGGGGAAAATAAAAATCGCTATTTAGTTTGTGTAATAGATGATTACAGTCGAATTGCCTGGGCTGAATTAGTTTCTGATATTACCAGTTTAACAGTTATGTTTGCGGCATTGAAATGTTTAAACATCCTAAGTGATCATTATGAAATAAAATTTGAAGAGATATTATCTGATAATGGAGCTGAATTTGGACCTAAAACAAGCAAAGTGAAAAATAATCACCCTTTTGAGAGGATGTTAATGGAATTAGGTATTGTTCATAGGTACACAAAACCCTACAGACCACAAACTAATGGTAAAGTTGAACGCTTTTGGAGAACTCTTGAAGATGATTTATTGAGAGACACAGATTTTGATTCTCATGAAGAATTAAAAGAAGAATTATTGCAATACTTATATTATTATAATCATGAAAGACCACATCAAGGTATTGATGGAAAAAAACCAATCGAAATGATAAATCCGTTACCGAAATAA
- a CDS encoding TetR/AcrR family transcriptional regulator: MLTKAEKTKQFILETAVPLYNEKGISGVNIDDVLEATKLTKGCLYGHFENKEDLSEQVIDLSLKMVSDKIRAAVYSGKTIKGKVFAFLDFYKNPIETFISGGCPIFNTAVEADDNYPYIKEKVAKVLKNGQLELTALLQEGINTGEFSTKLDPAVFAFKLVASVEGGIVMCRVMNTAKPMQGLVKSLKNELEQYVI, from the coding sequence ATGCTTACAAAAGCCGAAAAAACAAAACAATTTATATTAGAAACTGCAGTGCCGCTTTATAACGAAAAGGGTATTTCGGGAGTTAATATTGATGATGTTTTGGAGGCAACTAAGCTTACAAAAGGTTGTCTTTACGGACATTTTGAAAATAAAGAAGATTTGTCTGAACAAGTGATTGACTTATCGCTTAAAATGGTTTCGGACAAAATCAGAGCGGCCGTTTATAGCGGAAAAACGATAAAAGGTAAAGTGTTTGCTTTTTTAGATTTTTATAAAAATCCAATCGAAACTTTTATTTCAGGCGGATGTCCCATATTTAATACCGCTGTAGAAGCAGACGATAATTATCCGTATATAAAAGAAAAAGTTGCCAAAGTATTGAAAAATGGTCAACTGGAATTAACGGCATTACTTCAGGAAGGAATTAATACTGGTGAGTTTTCTACTAAACTTGATCCTGCAGTTTTTGCTTTTAAATTGGTAGCTTCTGTAGAAGGAGGAATCGTAATGTGCAGAGTTATGAATACAGCAAAACCAATGCAAGGTCTTGTGAAAAGTCTAAAAAATGAATTAGAACAATATGTGATCTGA
- a CDS encoding SDR family NAD(P)-dependent oxidoreductase, with protein MKTSGNTIFISGGSAGIGLAIAKKLNAAGNKIIINGRNTERLDNALKQLDNAVAIQGDLSLESDRIRIAKQLKEDYPDVNIIINNAGAAFSYLLNETLNAHEKAAIEMNTNYFSVIHFTELLLPHLLEKAEAAIVNISSIAVFGSHKLLPTYGATKAALHSYTVALRYTYEEEKNLQIYEVYPPLVNTEFSAEIGGANGIPPEEVADELFIALEKTQFDVPVGDSKQFFK; from the coding sequence ATGAAAACATCTGGAAATACAATATTCATAAGCGGCGGAAGTGCCGGAATAGGATTAGCAATAGCAAAAAAGCTAAATGCAGCAGGAAATAAAATAATCATAAACGGACGTAATACGGAGCGTCTTGACAATGCATTAAAACAATTGGATAATGCGGTTGCGATACAAGGCGATTTATCTTTAGAATCAGATCGAATTCGTATTGCAAAACAATTAAAAGAAGATTATCCGGATGTGAATATCATCATTAATAATGCTGGTGCAGCTTTTAGTTATCTTTTAAATGAAACTTTAAATGCGCACGAAAAAGCAGCTATAGAAATGAATACAAACTATTTTAGCGTAATTCATTTTACGGAACTTTTATTGCCGCATCTTTTAGAAAAAGCAGAAGCTGCAATAGTAAACATTTCCTCTATCGCTGTTTTTGGAAGTCATAAATTATTACCGACTTATGGCGCTACAAAAGCCGCATTGCACAGTTATACCGTTGCGTTGCGATATACGTATGAAGAAGAAAAAAATCTTCAGATTTATGAAGTTTATCCACCATTGGTAAATACAGAATTTTCGGCAGAAATTGGCGGTGCTAATGGAATTCCGCCAGAAGAAGTGGCTGATGAATTATTTATTGCTCTTGAAAAAACTCAGTTTGATGTTCCGGTAGGAGATTCAAAACAATTCTTTAAATAA
- a CDS encoding SDR family NAD(P)-dependent oxidoreductase, translating to MNIKGKTILITGGASGIGLESARQFLSEGANVIITGRNQAKLDAAKKTLPLLTIIKSDVENPEDAKALLEKVTILGGIDILYNNAGVGSPALNLGIANDQILKNAVYEMNINYFGVIRLNNLFINMLKSRNEAAIINTTSILSLVPALEEPTYAATKTALSFYTRTLRKNLEILNSNVKVFELLPPVVATEMTANRSDKKMTPEQLVKALISGLKNDQFTIRVGDAKLLYIVSRFFPKLAFNLVNPKKIYASLKQ from the coding sequence ATGAATATCAAAGGCAAAACGATATTGATTACCGGAGGCGCTTCCGGAATTGGACTGGAATCTGCAAGACAATTTTTATCCGAAGGTGCAAATGTTATTATTACAGGTAGAAATCAGGCAAAATTAGACGCTGCAAAAAAGACATTACCATTATTGACAATTATAAAAAGTGATGTTGAAAATCCGGAAGATGCTAAGGCACTTTTAGAGAAAGTAACTATTTTAGGTGGAATCGATATTTTGTACAATAATGCCGGAGTTGGAAGTCCGGCGCTTAATCTTGGAATCGCAAACGATCAAATCCTGAAAAATGCAGTTTATGAAATGAACATCAATTATTTTGGTGTGATAAGATTGAATAATCTTTTCATAAACATGCTGAAATCACGAAATGAAGCTGCGATAATCAATACAACTTCGATTTTGAGTTTGGTTCCGGCGCTTGAAGAACCAACTTATGCAGCAACAAAAACGGCTTTGAGTTTTTATACCAGAACGCTTAGAAAGAATTTAGAGATTTTGAATAGCAATGTAAAAGTATTCGAATTGCTTCCTCCGGTTGTCGCAACAGAAATGACAGCCAACAGAAGTGATAAGAAAATGACACCGGAACAATTGGTAAAAGCACTTATTTCGGGGCTTAAAAACGATCAATTTACAATTAGAGTAGGTGATGCAAAATTGCTTTATATTGTGAGTAGATTTTTTCCAAAGTTAGCCTTCAATTTAGTGAATCCTAAGAAGATATACGCAAGCCTAAAACAATAA